The proteins below come from a single Miscanthus floridulus cultivar M001 chromosome 1, ASM1932011v1, whole genome shotgun sequence genomic window:
- the LOC136550773 gene encoding polyol transporter 5-like, translated as MSKQHDASDDGGIPAAVAPAKRPPLNKYALACAVLASMNSIVLGYDVSVMSGAQQFMKQDLKIGDTKIEILAGIINIFSLVGSLAAGRTSDWIGRRYTMVLAAATFFAGALIMGLAPGYGILMLGRFVAGVGVGYALMIAPVYTAEVAPTSARGLLTSFPEVFINTGLLLGYVSNYAFHGLPVHLSWRVMFLVGAVPPFFLALGVLAMPESPRWLVMQGRIGDARRVLAKTSDSPVEAEERLADIKKAIGIPDGVGDNDDDEVVVVDRRNKQGSHGEGVWRDLLIRPTPPVRRILIACLGLQFFQQASGIDSVVLYSPRVFKKAGLTSDSNSLGATMAVGASKTLFILVATFFLDRVGRRPLLLTSAGGMVVSLVTLASALHAIDRLPEGHATPLSGVSIAAVLTFVASFSIGMGPIAWVYSSEIFPLRLRAQGCALGTAMNRIMSGAITMSFISLYKAITLAGSFYLYAGIAAAGWIFMFFFLPETRGRCLEDTEKLFGGGDHGEDKDDGHDGQKKSTELSSSQP; from the exons ATGTCCAAGCAGCACGACGCCTCCGACGACGGCGGCATCCCTGCCGCCGTGGCGCCGGCAAAGCGCCCGCCCCTTAACAAGTACGCCCTCGCCTGCGCCGTCCTCGCTTCCATGAACTCCATCGTCCTCGGCTACG ATGTGTCTGTGATGAGCGGAGCGCAGCAATTCATGAAGCAGGACCTCAAGATCGGTGACACGAAGATCGAGATCCTCGCCGGCATCATCAACATCTTCTCGCTCGTCGGCTCGCTCGCGGCAGGCCGGACGTCGGACTGGATCGGCCGACGGTACACCATGGTGCTCGCGGCGGCCACCTTCTTCGCGGGCGCGCTCATCATGGGCCTCGCCCCGGGCTACGGGATCCTCATGCTGGGCCGCTTCGTGGCAGGCGTCGGCGTCGGGTACGCGCTCATGATCGCGCCCGTGTACACGGCCGAGGTGGCGCCCACGTCGGCGCGCGGCCTGCTCACGTCCTTCCCGGAGGTGTTCATCAACACGGGGTTGCTCCTCGGGTACGTCTCCAACTACGCCTTCCACGGCCTCCCCGTGCACCTCAGCTGGCGCGTCATGTTCCTCGTCGGCGCTGTCCCGCCGTTCTTCCTCGCCCTGGGGGTCCTCGCCATGCCGGAGTCGCCGCGGTGGCTCGTCATGCAGGGCCGCATCGGCGACGCGCGTCGCGTGCTGGCCAAGACCTCTGACTCccccgtcgaggccgaggagcggcTCGCCGACATCAAGAAGGCCATCGGCATCCCGGACGGCGTCggtgacaacgacgacgacgaagtGGTGGTCGTGGACCGCAGGAACAAGCAGGGCAGCCATGGCGAAGGGGTGTGGAGGGACCTCCTCATCCGCCCGACGCCACCCGTCCGCCGCATACTGATcgcctgcctcggcctccagttCTTCCAGCAGGCCTCCGGCATCGACTCCGTGGTGCTGTACAGCCCGCGGGTGTTCAAGAAGGCCGGGCTCACGTCGGACAGCAACTCCCTGGGCGCCACCATGGCGGTGGGCGCGTCCAAGACGCTGTTCATCCTGGTGGCCACGTTCTTCCTCGACCGCGTCGGGCGGAGGCCGCTGCTGCTCACCAGCGCGGGCGGGATGGTGGTGTCGCTGGTGACGCTGGCCTCGGCACTGCACGCCATCGACCGGCTTCCCGAGGGCCATGCGACGCCGCTGTCCGGCGTGAGCATCGCGGCGGTGCTCACGTTCGTGGCGTCCTTTTCGATCGGCATGGGCCCGATCGCGTGGGTGTACAGCTCGGAGATCTTCCCGCTGCGGCTCCGCGCGCAGGGCTGCGCGCTTGGCACGGCGATGAACCGGATCATGAGCGGCGCCATCACCATGTCCTTCATCTCGCTCTACAAGGCCATCACCTTGGCCGGGAGCTTCTACCTGTATGCCGGCATCGCTGCTGCCGGCTGgatcttcatgttcttcttcctaCCGGAGACGAGGGGCAGGTGCCTGGAGGACACCGAGAAGCTCTTCGGCGGTGGCGATCACGGCGAGGACAAGGACGATGGACACGATGGGCAGAAGAAGTCCACTGAGTTGAGTAGTAGCCAGCCGTGA